A stretch of Vigna angularis cultivar LongXiaoDou No.4 chromosome 4, ASM1680809v1, whole genome shotgun sequence DNA encodes these proteins:
- the LOC128196274 gene encoding uncharacterized protein LOC128196274, producing the protein MAPRLPPPPQPTEPDASNNARLLETVIDRLQQQNTTLMEQNATLMQQNQSAMQSLEASRANSETTQRQLMEILAATRHTSGASSSNAAPPAAEWSLESFLQHHPAKFSGKCLPDEADQWLRDMERIYNAKRCPDESRLAFTEYLLTGEASHWWTSMKAILTDAQNPITWAVFRSKFYEEYFPDSVRYAKEVEFLQLAQGAKSVSEYTNTFKHLLRFNTMATSEEWQCRKFENGLRSDLKVLISSLCIRSFPAMVERAKVLEKNMAEAERLKRQQQGSRGPIVSRGGAVQRRPPYARPNQPSHASGSQGVVPVGQSGQGSVVCFRCGGPHYRSSCP; encoded by the coding sequence atggcacctagactccctcctccaccaCAACCTACTGAACCAGAtgcgtccaacaacgctaggttgttggaaacGGTGATTGATCGATTGCAGCAACAAAACACGACTTTAATGGAGCAGAACGCCACCCTGATGCAGCAGAATCAGAGTGCcatgcagagtttggaggccTCGCGTGCCAACTCTGAAACGACGCAAAGACAATTGATGGAAATTTTAGCAGCAACCAGGCACACTTCAGGGGCGTCTTCTTCCAACGCTGCCCCGCCTGCTGCCGAGTGGAGCTTGGAGAGcttcctccaacaccatccggccAAATTCAGTGGAAAATGCCTTCCTGATGAGGCAGACCAGTGGCTGAGAGACATGGAGCGTATTTACAATGCTAAGAGGTGTCCAGATGAAAGCCGCTTGGCTTTTACAGAGTACTTACTGACTGGTGAAGCTAGCCACTGGTGGACGAGTATGAAAGCCATCTTAACGGACGCTCAGAATCCCATCACCTGGGCTGTTTTCAGAAGCAAATTTTATGAGGAATACTTCCCAGATAGCGTTCGTTACGCTAAGGAAGTCGAGTTTCTTCAACTAGCGCAAGGAGCGAAGTCTGTGTCGGAGTATACCAACACATTTAAACACCTCCTGAGGTTCAATACGATGGCCACCAGTGAGGAGTGGCAGTGCAGGAAATTTGAGAACGGACTGCGGAGTGATTTGAAGGTCTTGATTTCCAGTTTGTGCATCCGGTCATTTCCTGCTATGGTTGAGCGAGCCAAGGTTTTGGAGAAGAATATGGCAGAGGCGGAACGGCTGAAGAGGCAGCAACAAGGGAGTAGGGGACCGATCGTGTCCAGGGGAGGAGCTGTTCAGAGGAGAcctccttacgctcgtccaaaccAGCCTTCTCATGCAAGCGGATCTCAAGGAGTAGTTCCTGTCGGACAGTCTGGACAGGGAAGTGTCGTTTGCTTCCGgtgtggaggaccacattaTAGGTCTTCATGCCCTTAG